The Vitis riparia cultivar Riparia Gloire de Montpellier isolate 1030 chromosome 10, EGFV_Vit.rip_1.0, whole genome shotgun sequence genome includes a region encoding these proteins:
- the LOC117923908 gene encoding malate dehydrogenase, mitochondrial — protein sequence MKASLFRSAEAALRRVSSPSASSHLLRRSYCVESKPERKVAVLGAAGGIGQPLALLMKLNPLVSSLSLYDIAGTPGVAADVSHINTRSQVAGYMGDDQLGQALEGADLVIIPAGVPRKPGMTRDDLFNINAGIVKSLCTAIAKYCPNALVNMISNPVNSTVPIAAEVFKKAGTYDEKKLFGVTTLDVVRAKTFYAGKAKVPVAEANVPVVGGHAGITILPLFSQATPKSNNLSDEDIVALTKRTQDGGTEVVEAKAGKGSATLSMAYAGAVFADACLKGLNGVPDVVECSFVQSTIVPDLPYFASKVKLGKNGVEEVLGLGPLSDYEKQGLESLKHELKASIEKGIKFATQS from the exons ATGAAGGCTTCGTTGTTCAGATCTGCAGAAGCAGCTCTAAGGAGGGTCTCATCCCCCTCCGCATCTTCGCATCTACTCCGCCGATCTTACTGCGTGGAATCCAAGCCAGAACGCAAGGTCGCCGTTCTTGGAGCCGCCGGCGGCATTGGACAGCCCCTTGCCCTCCTCATGAAGCTCAATCCTCTTGTCTCCTCGCTCTCTCTCTACGATATCGCTGGTACTCCTGGCGTCGCCGCTGATGTCAGCCACATCAACACTCGTTCCCAA gTCGCGGGGTACATGGGCGACGATCAGCTAGGGCAAGCCTTGGAGGGAGCAGATCTGGTGATTATTCCAGCCGGTGTTCCAAGAAAGCCCGGTATGACTCGTGACGATCTGTTCAACATCAATGCCGGAATTGTGAAGTCCTTATGCACTGCCATTGCCAAGTACTGTCCCAAT GCATTGGTTAATATGATAAGCAACCCTGTGAACTCGACTGTGCCAATTGCTGCTGAGGTTTTCAAGAAGGCTGGAACTTATGATGAGAAGAAGCTGTTTGGTGTGACTACACTAGATGTGGTTAGGGCTAAGACCTTCTATGCTGGGAAGGCCAAGGTCCCAGTTGCTg AGGCCAATGTACCAGTTGTTGGTGGTCACGCAGGCATAACGATCCTTCCACTCTTTTCTCAA GCCACACCGAAATCCAACAATTTGTCAGATGAAGATATTGTGGCTCTAACAAAACGAACACAAGATGGAGGGACAGAGGTTGTGGAAGCCAAGGCTGGAAAAGGATCTGCAACCCTCTCAATGGC ATATGCTGGAGCAGTCTTTGCAGATGCTTGCTTGAAGGGTCTTAATGGCGTTCCAGATGTAGTTGAATGCTCTTTTGTTCAATCAACTATTGTTCCTGATTTGCCTTACTTTGCCTCTAAG GTAAAGCTTGGAAAGAATGGTGTGGAAGAGGTCCTTGGGTTGGGTCCTTTGTCGGACTATGAGAAACAAGGTCTTGAAAGCCTCAAACATGAGCTCAAAGCCTCAATTGAGAAGGGAATCAAATTTGCCACTCAAAGTTAA